The following proteins are encoded in a genomic region of Streptomyces sp. NBC_01723:
- a CDS encoding MarR family winged helix-turn-helix transcriptional regulator: MGDTSGAGEPPLEEQIAAYQREFQDLDPQVEKIVSALSRLNRRMNVAYGRQTAELGISNTDWEVLKALVLSGAPYRLGPGDLAKRLGLTPAAMTHRIDRMVTEGLVTRERDESNRVRVIVELTSEGREKWLEAMRLASVFEEDLLQDLSPDDRTALGEVLTRLLRRVEHAQPDAGGRLSDLE, encoded by the coding sequence ATGGGCGACACCTCCGGCGCCGGCGAACCGCCACTCGAAGAACAGATCGCCGCCTACCAGCGCGAGTTCCAGGACCTCGACCCCCAGGTCGAGAAGATCGTCTCGGCGCTGTCCCGCCTCAACCGCCGCATGAACGTCGCGTACGGCCGGCAGACCGCCGAGCTGGGCATCAGCAACACCGACTGGGAAGTACTGAAGGCGCTGGTCCTCTCCGGCGCCCCCTACCGGCTGGGCCCCGGCGACCTCGCCAAGCGCCTCGGCCTGACCCCCGCGGCGATGACCCACCGCATCGACCGCATGGTGACCGAGGGCCTGGTCACCCGGGAGCGCGACGAGTCGAACCGGGTCCGCGTCATCGTCGAGCTGACGTCGGAGGGGCGCGAGAAGTGGCTGGAGGCCATGCGCCTCGCCTCGGTCTTCGAGGAGGACCTGCTCCAGGACCTCTCCCCGGACGACCGGACCGCGCTCGGCGAGGTGCTCACCCGCCTCCTGCGCCGGGTCGAGCACGCCCAGCCCGACGCGGGCGGCCGGCTCAGCGACCTCGAATAA
- a CDS encoding MFS transporter: protein MGAAMRRIHVGNALSAFGLGFTVPYLYVYVAQVRGLGSMTAGLVLAVFAVAALIVLPFAGRAIVRRGPLPVLLIALVTAALGALSLGLSASAATVLLSAAALGAGQAVMQPALATMIVDCSTTETRSRAFAMQFFLQNLGLGVGGLIGGHLVDTTSASSFTLLFAIEAAMFLVLVAVMATVRAPRAPHVEAVPGRAAGGSWKQLLGNRAMVQLCVLGFVLFFACYGQFESGLSAYGVEAAGITTSALGTALAANTLMIVIAQFAVLKFVERRKRSRVIAAVGLIWAVAWAVAGYAGLGHGSQTMATAAFISTYALFGLGEAMLSPTLAPLVADLAPTGLAGQYNSAFALVKQLALAIGPAVGGPLGASLHAPYIVAFLLFSLGITVLAVRLGRQLTDVQNQPSLARSRVVTQGRAPADAVAAAEA, encoded by the coding sequence ATGGGCGCCGCGATGCGCCGGATTCACGTGGGCAACGCACTCAGCGCGTTCGGACTCGGCTTCACCGTCCCCTACCTGTACGTCTATGTGGCGCAGGTCCGGGGGCTCGGCTCCATGACGGCGGGTCTCGTGCTCGCCGTCTTCGCGGTGGCCGCGCTGATCGTGCTGCCGTTCGCCGGGCGGGCCATCGTCCGGCGGGGCCCGCTGCCGGTGCTGCTCATCGCCCTGGTCACCGCCGCGCTCGGTGCGCTGAGCCTGGGGCTCTCGGCCTCGGCGGCCACCGTGCTGCTGTCCGCCGCCGCGCTGGGCGCGGGGCAGGCCGTGATGCAGCCGGCGCTCGCGACGATGATCGTGGACTGCTCCACGACGGAGACCCGGTCGCGGGCCTTCGCCATGCAGTTCTTCCTGCAGAACCTGGGACTCGGCGTCGGCGGACTCATCGGCGGTCACCTGGTCGACACCACCAGCGCCTCGTCCTTCACGCTGCTGTTCGCGATCGAGGCGGCCATGTTCCTGGTGCTGGTCGCGGTGATGGCCACCGTACGGGCGCCGCGCGCCCCGCACGTGGAGGCCGTCCCGGGCCGGGCCGCCGGGGGCAGCTGGAAGCAGCTGCTGGGCAACCGCGCGATGGTGCAGCTGTGCGTACTGGGCTTCGTGCTGTTCTTCGCCTGCTACGGACAGTTCGAGTCGGGGCTGAGCGCGTACGGCGTCGAGGCCGCCGGGATCACCACGTCCGCGCTGGGGACCGCGCTGGCCGCGAACACGCTGATGATCGTGATCGCGCAGTTCGCGGTACTGAAGTTCGTGGAGCGGCGGAAGCGGTCGCGCGTGATCGCCGCCGTGGGTCTGATCTGGGCCGTGGCGTGGGCCGTGGCCGGGTACGCCGGGCTCGGGCACGGCAGCCAGACGATGGCGACGGCCGCCTTCATCTCGACGTACGCGCTGTTCGGTCTGGGTGAGGCGATGCTGTCGCCGACGCTGGCCCCGCTGGTGGCGGACCTGGCGCCGACCGGGCTGGCCGGGCAGTACAACTCCGCCTTCGCCCTGGTGAAGCAGCTCGCGCTGGCGATCGGGCCGGCGGTCGGCGGGCCGCTCGGGGCCTCGCTGCACGCGCCGTACATCGTGGCGTTCCTGTTGTTCTCGCTGGGCATCACGGTGCTGGCGGTGCGGCTGGGGCGGCAGCTGACCGACGTACAGAACCAGCCGTCGCTGGCGCGGAGCCGGGTGGTCACGCAGGGCCGGGCGCCCGCGGACGCGGTGGCGGCCGCGGAGGCGTGA
- a CDS encoding ATP-binding SpoIIE family protein phosphatase — MNFTRWSARLPGTQRRAAARTDTTVSPDRRSDGSVPAARVEQLTEEAPPVPAVDDLPVRDVLDRVPALVALVHGPDHRLAYVNDAYVAAFGMRDLGARAREALPELDEPGLFPLLDQVQRSGRPRTLKSRKTPDGRSYTFTCTPVTEDGSGDRGVLVFATDVTDHAEAAARLRASERRQRETAVTLQRSLLPQELEEPDDLRVAATYHPGGTEAAVGGDWYDVITLGGGRTALVIGDVMGRGVRAAAVMGQLRTAVRAYARLDLPPHEVLQLLDGLATEIDANQIATCVYAIHDPNEGRLVYASAGHLPILVRDENGTVQRADEPTGPPLGTGGWVHTSGSISLTPGSTAVLYTDGLVERRDEDLDEGIAALERALSGATGTPQVICDRLVRSAGVTPDHDDDVAVLVLQHPARTGADAELFRNAALELLGGVEAAPRARAFASGVLTSWRFPTDLHDLGVLATSELVANSLQHGTPPMRLRLRRTDRRLIIEVTDGDDHLPRRRRAEPGDESGRGIAIVATIATNWGSRRTPGGGKAVWCEFVLPKP; from the coding sequence GTGAACTTCACGCGCTGGAGCGCCCGACTCCCCGGAACGCAGCGCCGCGCCGCAGCGCGGACCGACACGACGGTCTCCCCCGACCGGCGGAGCGACGGCTCCGTCCCCGCCGCCCGCGTCGAGCAGCTGACCGAGGAGGCCCCGCCCGTCCCCGCCGTGGACGACCTGCCCGTGCGCGACGTCCTCGACCGCGTCCCGGCCCTCGTCGCCCTCGTGCACGGCCCCGACCACCGCCTCGCCTACGTCAACGACGCCTATGTCGCCGCCTTCGGCATGCGCGACCTGGGCGCACGCGCCCGCGAGGCCCTCCCCGAGCTGGACGAGCCGGGCCTCTTCCCGCTCCTGGACCAGGTCCAGCGCAGCGGCCGGCCCCGCACCCTCAAGTCCCGCAAGACCCCCGACGGCCGCTCCTACACCTTCACCTGCACCCCGGTCACCGAGGACGGCAGCGGCGACCGCGGCGTTCTGGTCTTCGCCACCGACGTCACCGACCACGCCGAGGCCGCGGCCCGCCTTCGCGCGAGCGAGCGCCGCCAGCGCGAAACCGCCGTCACCCTCCAGCGCTCCCTGCTCCCGCAGGAACTGGAGGAGCCCGACGACCTGCGCGTCGCCGCCACCTACCACCCCGGCGGCACCGAGGCCGCGGTCGGCGGCGACTGGTACGACGTGATCACCCTCGGCGGCGGCCGCACCGCCCTGGTCATCGGCGACGTCATGGGCAGAGGCGTCCGCGCGGCGGCCGTCATGGGCCAGCTCCGTACGGCGGTCAGGGCCTACGCCCGCCTCGACCTGCCCCCGCACGAAGTGCTCCAGCTCCTCGACGGCCTCGCCACCGAGATCGACGCCAACCAGATCGCCACCTGCGTCTACGCCATCCACGACCCGAACGAGGGACGGCTGGTCTACGCGTCCGCCGGGCACCTGCCCATCCTGGTCCGCGACGAGAACGGCACCGTCCAGCGCGCCGACGAGCCCACCGGCCCGCCGCTCGGCACCGGCGGCTGGGTGCACACGTCCGGCTCGATCTCCCTGACCCCCGGCTCCACCGCCGTCCTCTACACCGACGGCCTGGTGGAACGCCGCGACGAGGACCTGGACGAGGGCATCGCCGCCCTGGAGCGCGCCCTGTCCGGCGCGACCGGCACCCCGCAGGTGATCTGCGACCGCCTGGTCCGCTCCGCGGGCGTCACCCCGGACCACGACGACGACGTCGCCGTCCTGGTCCTCCAGCACCCCGCGCGCACCGGCGCGGACGCCGAACTGTTCCGCAACGCCGCCCTCGAACTGCTCGGCGGCGTGGAAGCGGCCCCACGCGCGCGTGCCTTCGCCTCCGGCGTACTGACCAGCTGGCGCTTCCCCACCGACCTGCACGATCTGGGCGTCCTGGCCACCAGCGAACTGGTCGCCAACTCCCTCCAGCACGGCACGCCGCCCATGCGGCTGCGCCTGCGCCGCACCGACCGCCGCCTGATCATCGAGGTCACCGACGGCGACGACCACCTGCCCAGGCGCCGCCGCGCGGAGCCCGGGGACGAGTCCGGCCGGGGCATCGCCATCGTCGCGACCATCGCCACCAACTGGGGGTCCCGGCGCACACCCGGCGGCGGCAAGGCCGTCTGGTGCGAGTTCGTCCTGCCGAAGCCGTGA
- a CDS encoding NAD(P)/FAD-dependent oxidoreductase, giving the protein MVKERARILVVGGGYVGMYTALRLQRNLRGELRRGEAEITVVTPDPYMTYQPFLPEAAAGSISPRHVVVPLRRLLGQCRLVIGEARSIDHTTRTATITTLATDEESTGARRLTYDELVLAPGSVSRTLPVPGLADHGVGFKTLEEAIGLRNHVLEQMDIASSTRDPAIRDAALTFVFVGGGYAGVEALGELEDMARYAARYYHNVTPEDMKWILVEASGRILPEVGEDLGRYTVTELRRRNIDVRLDTRLDSCADRVAVLSDGSRFPTRTVVWTAGVKPHPILAATDLPLDGRGRLTCTAHLSVDGAPHAWAAGDAAAVPDVTASDPGRECAPNAQHAVRQAKVLADNVTHALRGEPLDTYAHTYAGSVASLGFHKGVAHVYGRKLKGYPAWFMHRAYHLSRVPTVNRKARVLAEWALAGLFKREIVSLGSLEHPRAEFELAAGGKPSQEPPHNPKGSS; this is encoded by the coding sequence ATGGTGAAGGAACGTGCGCGCATTCTCGTTGTCGGCGGTGGCTACGTCGGGATGTACACGGCTCTGCGTCTGCAGCGGAACCTCAGGGGTGAACTCCGGCGGGGCGAAGCCGAGATCACGGTCGTCACCCCCGACCCCTACATGACGTACCAGCCCTTTCTGCCAGAGGCGGCGGCCGGCTCCATCTCCCCGCGGCACGTCGTCGTGCCCCTGCGCCGCCTCCTCGGCCAGTGCCGCCTCGTCATCGGCGAGGCCCGGTCCATCGACCACACGACACGCACCGCCACCATCACCACCCTCGCCACCGACGAGGAGAGCACCGGCGCCCGCCGGCTGACCTACGACGAACTCGTCCTCGCGCCCGGCTCGGTCTCCCGCACCCTGCCCGTCCCCGGCCTCGCCGACCACGGCGTCGGCTTCAAGACGCTCGAGGAGGCCATCGGCCTGCGCAACCACGTACTCGAACAGATGGACATCGCCTCCTCCACCCGCGACCCCGCCATCCGCGACGCCGCCCTCACCTTCGTGTTCGTCGGCGGCGGCTACGCGGGCGTGGAGGCCCTGGGCGAGCTGGAGGACATGGCCCGTTACGCCGCGCGGTACTACCACAACGTCACCCCCGAGGACATGAAGTGGATCCTCGTCGAGGCATCGGGCCGCATCCTGCCCGAGGTCGGCGAGGACCTGGGCCGCTACACGGTCACCGAACTGCGCCGCCGCAACATCGACGTACGCCTGGACACCCGCCTGGACTCCTGCGCCGACCGCGTCGCCGTCCTCAGCGACGGCTCCCGCTTCCCCACCCGCACGGTCGTCTGGACGGCCGGCGTCAAACCCCACCCGATCCTCGCCGCCACCGACCTGCCCCTCGACGGCCGCGGCCGCCTCACCTGCACCGCCCACCTGTCGGTCGACGGCGCCCCGCACGCGTGGGCGGCGGGAGACGCCGCCGCCGTCCCGGACGTCACCGCGTCCGACCCCGGGCGGGAGTGCGCCCCCAACGCCCAGCACGCCGTCCGCCAGGCCAAGGTCCTCGCCGACAACGTCACGCACGCCCTGCGTGGCGAGCCCCTCGACACGTACGCGCACACATACGCCGGTTCCGTCGCCTCCCTCGGCTTCCACAAGGGCGTCGCGCACGTCTACGGACGCAAGCTGAAGGGCTACCCCGCGTGGTTCATGCACCGCGCGTACCACCTCAGCCGCGTCCCCACCGTCAACCGCAAGGCGCGCGTGCTGGCCGAATGGGCCCTCGCCGGACTCTTCAAACGGGAGATCGTCTCCCTGGGTTCACTCGAACATCCTCGAGCGGAGTTCGAACTCGCGGCCGGTGGAAAGCCTTCCCAGGAACCGCCGCACAACCCGAAGGGGTCGTCCTGA
- a CDS encoding helix-turn-helix domain-containing protein, whose product MHVQDSHWSSASAVAPGGAMSAAAGGGRGDAARNAPLRVDAQRNLEHVLRAAREVFGELGYGAPMEDVARRARVGVGTVYRRFPSKDVLVRRIAEEETARLTDQARAALGQEDEPWSALSRFLRTSVASGAGRLLPPQVLRVGVSDSASDGAGGDGAAVPAGEPRVPQQRIQPGSGELRLVSEEHGPAGAAADAAASVEVDHGAAALLEVVGRLVERARAAGELRPGVSVSDVLLVIATAAPSLPDPAQQAAASARLLDILLEGLRSRPS is encoded by the coding sequence ATGCATGTTCAGGACTCTCATTGGTCGTCCGCGTCGGCTGTCGCGCCCGGTGGCGCGATGAGTGCGGCGGCGGGTGGCGGACGCGGGGACGCGGCACGGAACGCTCCGTTGCGCGTGGACGCCCAGCGCAATCTGGAGCACGTCCTGCGCGCGGCCCGCGAGGTCTTCGGCGAGCTGGGTTACGGCGCGCCCATGGAGGACGTGGCGCGACGCGCCCGGGTCGGTGTCGGCACCGTGTACCGGCGCTTTCCGAGCAAGGACGTGCTGGTCCGGCGGATAGCCGAGGAGGAGACGGCGCGGCTGACCGACCAGGCCCGGGCGGCGCTCGGGCAGGAGGACGAACCGTGGTCGGCGCTGTCCCGCTTCCTGCGTACGTCGGTGGCCTCGGGCGCCGGCCGGCTGCTGCCGCCGCAGGTCCTGCGGGTCGGGGTGTCGGACTCCGCAAGCGACGGTGCGGGCGGTGACGGCGCCGCCGTTCCGGCCGGTGAGCCGCGGGTGCCGCAGCAGCGGATACAGCCGGGCTCGGGCGAGCTGCGGCTGGTGTCGGAGGAGCACGGTCCTGCCGGTGCGGCGGCCGATGCCGCGGCGTCCGTGGAGGTCGATCACGGTGCGGCGGCGCTGCTGGAGGTCGTGGGCCGGCTCGTGGAGCGGGCCCGTGCGGCGGGCGAACTGCGGCCGGGCGTCTCGGTGTCGGACGTGCTGCTGGTGATAGCCACGGCGGCGCCCTCGCTGCCGGACCCGGCGCAGCAGGCGGCGGCCTCGGCCCGGCTGCTGGACATCCTGCTGGAGGGGCTGCGGTCGCGTCCCTCCTGA